In the genome of Plasmodium chabaudi chabaudi strain AS genome assembly, chromosome: 6, one region contains:
- a CDS encoding kelch domain-containing protein, putative yields MNIINYLYSKSKNIYNRNINAYNYNNIENENLISHFSDTNNNYSNNSYSSKSSSHTLAVSNRNFDRYAKNKNIEKNYEHAEDGQEEYNEKRETMASYLNKSGNIKDLEKKNMINSNSNFYIRNSNSNTSNGSNSNKILQQNSGSGMINSNIDNSKLCYEFNIYNIGFDKKVYKNRCDGVCVLNDNIYIFDKIKKCIYLYTPYNNVWYIFLDIYEEISIKKNNIDIPNMYDMENEKQYIQHKYVNNISFLNYADMVYLNDYLFIISSNSQFMNICKVNINNMNTLFRAIVISSYEKKNSKFSDMNNNEKQRDEKIRELAKNNKHSNLLVNKTDVDGNYKPELNKYGHNMEDNKNENIDYYEKVYSDEEKEKEERSDEYIYVSGISKFDEFFGDEKNENSKKQIIKARDYFSLCSVSEKSCSLIYLFGGKGNTIKEKNEYIDIIYNDLYVYDFYMNKWTELYECKNDNIDDQSEINEEYYEHVHVENSNSHDHVNNNCENFINSKEEPKLYDFNAECYESFIPNEKKNIGEGEINNETDKFNIFFPFDENCENMNKIEKPSVCDKNSNNISSPIITTIKEESPTKKLGVNKNGHQIDEQLFTGLEISNNVSKKKKNIENTVEECSKNNSDQGSNKDNLYSLIFDSISMLNDEKNICCLGAGSNADMGSLFGSSNVNEAPKEEEKNDKVKNGEKNGEKNDEKNDVKDDMAKHHEQIKGNCINCRKNEECKYICEMIKKNIKIKKLKWLGRRAGHTCNYYKNNLYIFGGINYYSFNKNKINLNFCNNLYLYNIETNRCFEIIGKGNIPEKRYRHSSIIINDYMFILGGECKNSTLPKNDIFFYNFENSVWSEIIINSTLGSHALYKSIWLENFGSIYMFGSSILRLTKKNFQYTPSYKSNTDKIKNSKDKIVKRKK; encoded by the coding sequence atgaatataataaattatttgtatagCAAAAgcaagaatatatataatcgaaatattaatgcatataattataataatattgaaaatgaaaatttgaTTAGCCATTTTAGTGAcactaataataattatagtaACAATAGTTATTCATCCAAGTCATCATCACATACTTTAGCAGTAAGTAATAGGAATTTTGATAGATATgccaaaaataaaaatatcgaaaaaaattatgaacatgCGGAGGATGGTCAGGaagaatataatgaaaagagAGAAACAATGGCTAGCTACCTGAACAAGTCAGGAAATATTAAAgatttggaaaaaaaaaatatgattaatAGTAATAGCAATTTCTATATCCGTAATAGTAATAGTAATACTAGTAATGGCAGcaatagtaataaaattttacaaCAAAATAGTGGAAGTGGGATGATAAACTCAAATATAGACAATAGCAAACTATGTTAcgaatttaatatatacaatataggATTTGATAAAAAGGTGTATAAAAATCGGTGTGACGGTGTTTGTGTgctaaatgataatatatatatttttgataaaataaaaaaatgtatttatttatacacaccatataataatgtctggtacatatttttagatatatatgaagaaatatcaataaaaaaaaataatattgatattccaaatatgtatgatatggaaaatgaaaaacaatatatacagcataaatatgtaaataatatttcttttttaaattatgcGGATATggtatatttaaatgattatttatttattataagtaGCAATTCAcaatttatgaatatatgcaaagtgaatattaataatatgaacacCCTTTTCAGGGCAATAGTTATATCTAgctatgaaaaaaaaaattcaaaattttcagatatgaataataatgaaaagcAGAGGGATGAAAAGATTAGGGAGCTTgccaaaaataataaacattcGAATTTATTAGTTAATAAAACTGATGTGGATGGTAACTATAAACCAGAATTAAATAAGTATGGTCATAATATggaagataataaaaatgaaaatattgattattatgaaaaggTTTATAGTGATgaagaaaaggaaaaggAAGAAAGATCagatgaatatatatatgtaagtGGTATATCTAAATTTGATGAATTTTTTGgcgatgaaaaaaatgaaaattcaaaaaaacaaataataaaagcaCGAGATTATTTTTCACTTTGTAGTGTGAGCGAAAAATCGTGttcattaatttatttatttggtgGTAAAGGAAATacaattaaagaaaaaaatgaatatattgatattatatataatgatttatatgtatatgatttttatatgaacaaatGGACAGAATTGTACGAATGCAAAAATGACAATATTGATGATCAATCTGAAATAAACGAAGAATATTATGAACATGTTCATGTGGAAAATAGCAATTCGCATGACcatgttaataataattgtgaaaattttattaattcaaaGGAAGAGCCTAAATTATACGATTTTAACGCAGAATGTTACGAATCGTTTATACctaacgaaaaaaaaaatataggaGAAGGTGagataaataatgaaactgataaattcaatatttttttcccctTCGATGaaaattgtgaaaatatgaacaaaatagaAAAGCCTAGCGTGTGTGacaaaaatagtaataatattagcTCACCAATTATTACAACTATAAAAGAAGAGTCCCCTACTAAAAAATTGGgggtaaataaaaatggacaTCAAATCGATGAACAGCTATTTACTGGATTAGAAATAAGTAACAatgtttcaaaaaaaaaaaaaaatatagaaaatacaGTTGAAGAGTGTAGCAAAAATAACAGTGATCAAGGTAGCAATAAGGATAATTTGTATAGTCTCATTTTTGATTCTATAAGTATGctaaatgatgaaaaaaacatttgtTGCTTAGGAGCTGGTAGCAATGCAGATATGGGCTCTCTCTTTGGCAGTTCAAATGTGAATGAAGCCCCGAAGGAGGAAGAGAAAAATGACAAGGTGAAAAACGGTGAGAAAAACGGCGAGAAAAACGACGAGAAAAACGACGTGAAAGATGACATGGCAAAACATCACGAGCAGATAAAAGGGAACTGCATTAATTGCCGAAAGAATGAAGAgtgcaaatatatatgtgaaatgataaaaaaaaatataaaaataaaaaagttgaaATGGCTAGGTAGAAGAGCTGGTCATACatgtaattattataaaaataatttatatatatttggaggtataaattattatagttttaataaaaataaaataaatttaaatttttgtaataatttatatttatataatattgaaaCAAATAGATGTTTTGAAATTATTGGTAAAGGAAATATCCCAGAAAAAAGATATAGACATAGTAGTATTATCATAAATgattatatgtttatattagGAGGGGAATGTAAAAATTCTACGCTaccaaaaaatgatatatttttttataactttgAAAATTCAGTATGGTctgaaattattattaattcaaCACTTGGGTCCCatgcattatataaatctaTATGGTTAGAAAACTTTGGAtctatttatatgtttggCTCATCAATTTTAAGACTaacaaaaaagaattttCAGTACACACCTTCATACAAAAGCAATActgataaaattaaaaacagcaaagataaaattgtgaaaagaaaaaaatga
- a CDS encoding zinc finger protein, putative — protein sequence MNISNMSEQSEQGSLNNSNISVSDNRNNLFIINDDGSFIDDNNIIEDECITPKDDDENVHSKKKKNDILNINENKNGRNSRHGPRYDPNATTRNGITNNISNRPNFNDAINNNLHDSGSNNSNTNDSSNYNNSENNICASNNMNIISGQINGSAICNMNLAHTPIQGHNEYNIARENNPSEFNNPDNMPQPIPTNNFDFNKFSQAQNHYVENTTQGGHQNNNTNRNNPNNNTNGNGNNNRNRDTNNNNNRSNRDSNGSSNSGENNNDENNNHDENNNENNYSDDIENEVDAEADASNALVNNNTSGIHIVDNLTQHLQKELTCPICLDYFYLPVTMNCGHTFCRYCIGHNKLNGKNCPLCRQPLGHSSCINTILSNLVRIYNLRRKSLKIYKSVEVVNTVDEIWWNENFIKSQVSVSLFLRIFLHDMISPPIFFDDLSSCIIDFFTVNNLWSKAKYVFNINDCKAFSELVGYDKDNKELTNERLHAWVERYITQNPSMCMRKDEKIILKLYQDRTHRIDSHIFDSSVLPNRLPWDGGRHAKSLIHMPHSSVSLSHLLFVKADNNNIGVVDCGSTIGTMVKVNNYHVLREGDIIHIGDRLEVTVSIDKNTAGMPYKGYVWNKNSNKVLDRHELNELIKSESSTQGDAGVTGSATGNAVDTSNNNNQTNLNNNSDINISDDNSALLNFCENIESNLLIKFDFGTVKEEITLKTEYIDPKGVVLGRGPYAQSSYKKISVTNSNGYVSREHCLIYYDGSKPPGERWLLRDTSTLGTFLKIKPFSEPVPLPIGSIFKAGQCKIEVCSHDTVQFAQYPERSISLHNTNNPSNADNFSNNQPGDNRNVDNDANHARNNSSGNSGNNSNGTNSRNYRNNQYYSQIDSGANTSGNNNSENSEHLENSETSANSETSTHSNNENNPNNQRGCYNFNFHIGTNNNEISRPLHDNAYYSSANHYNINSDVIQSFVQNNAQLANHENNFISRNVMNPSTESQHANRDTYFYNYLRHHDRNIANVSNTNDVNAMNSINSVRNANPYWTRYNRGDIRNCAPYTINQCEYRENNNNYYGHVNEIKDENAGDELYYESEMSRQNLSVANFSRSQSGGENWDFRYQYMHF from the exons atgaatatatccAATATGTCGGAGCAATCTGAACAAGGCAGTCTAAATAATAGTAACATAAGCGTTTCAGATAAtcgaaataatttatttataataaatgatgatGGAAGTTTTATcgatgataataatataatagaaGATGAATGTATTACTCCGAAagatgatgatgaaaatgttcattcaaaaaaaaaaaaaaatgatatcttaaatataaatgaaaataaaaatggaagaaATAGTAGACATGGTCCACGCTATGATCCAAATGCTACTACCAGAAATGgaataacaaataatatttccaaTAGACCGAATTTTAATGATgccataaataataatttacatGATTCGGGTAGCAACAATAGTAACACGAACGATAGTTCTAACTACAATAAttcagaaaataatatatgcgcTTCAaacaatatgaatattatatcGGGGCAAATAAATGGTTCCGCAATATGTAATATGAATTTAGCGCACACTCCAATTCAAGGtcataatgaatataatatagcTAGAGAAAACAATCCCTCCGAATTTAACAACCCAGATAATATGCCACAACCTATTCctacaaataattttgattttaataaatttagtCAAGCACAAAATCATTACGTAGAAAATACAACTCAAGGAGGAcaccaaaataataacactAATAGGAACAAcccaaataataatacaaatggaaatggaaataataacagGAATAGAGACAccaacaataataataaccgAAGCAATCGTGATAGTAATGGTAGTAGTAATAGTGGTGAAAATAacaatgatgaaaataataatcatgatgaaaataataatgaaaataattatagtgatgatatagaaaatgaagTAGATGCAGAAGCAGATGCATCTAATGCATtagttaataataatacatctGGTATTCATATTGTAGATAATTTAACTCAACATTTACAAAAAGAATTAACATGTCCTATATGCTtagattatttttatttaccaGTAACAATGAATTGCGGTCATACTTTTTGTAGATATTGTATAGgtcataataaattaaacgGAAAGAATTGCCCACTATGTAGACAACCATTAGGTCATTCATCTTGTATAAATACTATATTATCGAACCTAGTtcgtatatataatttaagaaggaaatcattaaaaatatataaatctgTTGAAGTAGTAAATACAGTAGATGAAATATGGTggaatgaaaattttataaaatcacAAGTTAGTGTTTCGTTATTtttaagaatatttttacatgaTATGATATCACCTCCAATATTCTTTGACGATTTATCATCATGTATAATAGATTTTTTTActgttaataatttatggtCTAAAgcaaaatatgtatttaatattaacgATTGTAAAGCTTTTAGTGAACTAGTTGGTTATgataaagataataaagaattaaCTAATGAAAGGCTTCATGCTTGGGTCGAAAGATATATAACACAAAATCCATCTATGTGTATGagaaaagatgaaaaaattattttaaaattatatcaaGATAGAACCCATAGAATCGATAGTCATATATTTGATTCTTCTGTTTTACCAAATAGATTACCATGGGATGGTGGTAGACATGCTAAGAGCTTAATACATATGCCACATTCATCTGTTTCTTTATCACATCTACTATTTGTTAAAgcagataataataatattggaGTAGTAGATTGTGGATCAACAATTGGTACCATGGTCAAAgtaaataattatcatgTACTCAGAGAAGGtgatataatacatataggCGATAGATTAGAAGTCACTGTTTctatagataaaaatactGCCGGTATGCCATATAAAGGATATGTTtggaataaaaattcaaataaagtTCTAGACAGACATGAACTTAatgaattaattaaatctGAATCATCTACACAGGGAGATGCAGGAGTTACCGGTTCTGCTACTGGAAATGCTGTGGATACATCTAACAATAATAAccaaacaaatttaaataacaaTTCTGATATTAACATTTCAGATGATAATAGTGCATTACTTAACTTTTgtgaaaatatagaatCAAACTTATTAATCAAATTTGATTTTGGTACAGTGAAAGAAGAAATTACTTTAAAAACGGAATATATAGATCCTAAAGGTGTCGTATTAGGTCGTGGACCATATGCACAATctagttataaaaaaatatcagtTACAAATTCCAATGGATATGTATCTAGAGAACACTgcttaatttattatgatGGATCTAAACCACCTGGTGAAAGATGGCTTTTAAGAGATACTAGCACATTAGGTACTTTCTTAAAAATCAAACCCTTTTCAGAACCCGTACCATTACCAATAGGTTCTATATTTAAAGCAGGTCAATGCAAAATAGAAGTATGTTCCCATGATACTGTACAATTTGCACAATATCCTGAACGATCTATATCATTacataatacaaataatccATCTAATGCAGATAATTTTAGTAATAATCAACCTGGAGATAATCGAAATGTTGATAACGATGCTAATCATGCAAGAAACAATAGCTCAGGAAATAGTGGCAATAATAGTAATGGAACCAATTCACGTAATTATAGAAATAATCAATATTATAGTCAAATAGATTCAGGTGCAAACACATctggaaataataattcagaAAATTCAGAACATTTAGAAAATTCTGAAACCAGTGCAAACAGTGAAACAAGTACACATAGTAACAACGAAAACAATCCTAATAATCAAAGAGGATGTTATAACTTCAATTTTCATATCGgcacaaataataatgaaatatctAGACCTTTACATgataatgcatattataGTAGTGCTAATCATtacaatataaatagtgACGTTATTCAAAGCTTCGTTCAAAATAATGCCCAACTAGCCAatcatgaaaataattttatttcacgAAATGTTATGAATCCTAGCACTGAATCGCAACATGCTAATAGAgatacttatttttataattatttaagaCACCATGACAGAAATATTGCAAACGTTTCCAATACTAATGATGTAAACGCTATGAACAGTATCAACAGTGTGCGTAATGCTAATCCATATTGGACACGCTACAACCGTGGAGATATACGAAATTGTGCTCCCTACACTATTAATCAATGCGAATATCGAGAAAACAATAACAATTATTACGGACAtgttaatgaaataaaagatgaaaatgcTGGAgatgaattatattatgaatCAGAGATGAGTAGACAAAACCTAAGCGTTGCGAACTTTTCGCGAAGTCAAAGCGGTGGCGAAAACTGGGACTTTAG GTACCAATACATGCATTTTTAA
- a CDS encoding tetratricopeptide repeat protein, putative yields the protein MTEEEIIAEAGSNTESEYDEQAELLEKKTAQELFDMGNLEFKENKNYDVASERFSMAVEKKVKELNVEDSLHPDLREYYLCFADALLTKEEEKNDLFEFLKKKKSVEVTEEEDGTSKEEVTDEQLAFEMFEFSRKCYEMLLEQKKELSQKDLLNYSYVFIRLGDISLLNHFFEDALKEYEKCVNIREEHKLGDENLIAPLISLSQSYMFCGKRKEAVDYFEKVKKILLDVRQKTTPLPKNTNEKIIRDTYDDVQIQINDLKRQIEEEGAEGKEQGSQTIAKELVITTKSEFDKAVLGNSEVKKISVSNIEGDEHAAKKRRINLSNYKN from the exons atgacag aagAAGAAATAATAGCCGAAGCAGGTTCCAATACTGAATCTGAATATGATGAACAAGCAG AACTTCTTGAGAAAAAAACAGCTCAAGAATTATTTGATATGGGAAATCTCGAATTTAaggaaaacaaaaattatgatgtAGCTTCCGAACGATTTTCTATGGCTgttgaaaaaaa GGtaaaagaattaaatgTAGAAGACAGTCTTCATCCTGATTTAAgggaatattatttatgcttTGCTGATGCATTGCTAACtaaagaagaagaaaaaaacgatttattcgaatttttaaaaaaaa AAAAAAGTGTTGAAGTCACCGAAGAAGAAGATGGTACCAGCAAAGAGGAAGTCACAGACGAACAG TTGGCCTTTGAAATGTTTGAGTTTTCAAGAAAATGCTATGAAATGCTATTAGAGCAGAAAAAGGAATTATCACAAAAGGATTTACTAAACTACTCGTACGTGTTTATTAGGTTGGGTGATATAAGTTTGTTGAACCACTTTTTCGAAGATGCCTTAAAG gaatatgaaaaatgtgTAAACATAAGAGAGGAACACAAATTGGGCGATGAAAATCTTATAGCCCCATTAATATCCCTTTCACAAAGTTACATGTTTTgtggaaaaagaaaagaggCAGTcgattattttgaaaaggtgaagaaaattttattagaCGTTAGACAAAAAACAACTCCCTTACCCAAAAATactaatgaaaaaattatcagaGACACTTATGATGATGTTCAAATTCAAATTAATGATTTGAAACGACAAATAGAAGAAGAGGGAGCAGAAGGAAAGGAACAAGGAAGTCAAACAATTGCCAAGGAATTAGTAATTACTACAAAG tcCGAGTTCGATAAAGCCGTACTTGGTAATAGCGAAGTCAAGAAAATCTCAGTTTCTAATATTGAAGGCGATGAACATGCGGCCAAAAAACGAAGAATTAACTTATCtaactataaaaattaa